A region of Paenibacillus thiaminolyticus DNA encodes the following proteins:
- a CDS encoding ABC transporter permease has protein sequence MRRRSKNTFTYLVVLLFVLLLNFVLPRLLPGGPVDFLEGGEDGPIFISDVQKASMMEYYRLDEPAWMQLVNYVKGIITFDFGQSFTYKMPVYEVIMSRLPWTLLIVGAATVLSFLIGIAAGLVSAWRHTGNQDRGWFIAMISVSTIPEFLTGMLLVLGLSVKWDWFPLGGAETPFYAANGWWDHVLDVSWHAVLPIVTLTAANMASIYLLMRNEAIRVLREPFIEFALAKGVNRRTMLVRHVLRSAILPVLTLIVVRLGGLLAGSVLVETVFSYPGIGKLLQEAILARDYPLLHGLFVLMTVFVLLLNMIADRVYPRLDPRIQLGKGGA, from the coding sequence ATGCGAAGAAGAAGTAAGAACACGTTCACCTATTTGGTTGTGCTGTTATTTGTACTGCTCTTAAATTTTGTCCTCCCTCGGCTGCTGCCGGGGGGGCCTGTTGATTTTTTAGAGGGCGGGGAAGACGGCCCCATTTTTATTTCGGATGTGCAAAAAGCATCGATGATGGAATACTATCGGCTCGATGAACCGGCATGGATGCAGCTTGTGAACTATGTGAAGGGGATCATCACCTTCGATTTCGGGCAGTCGTTCACCTATAAAATGCCGGTCTATGAAGTGATTATGAGCCGGCTTCCATGGACGCTGCTCATCGTCGGCGCTGCCACCGTACTATCCTTCCTCATCGGCATCGCCGCCGGATTGGTATCGGCATGGCGGCATACGGGGAATCAGGACCGAGGCTGGTTCATTGCCATGATTAGTGTCAGCACGATCCCGGAATTTTTGACAGGGATGCTGCTGGTGCTCGGGCTTTCCGTGAAGTGGGATTGGTTCCCTCTTGGCGGCGCGGAGACGCCTTTTTATGCGGCTAACGGCTGGTGGGATCATGTGCTTGACGTGTCTTGGCATGCGGTTCTGCCAATCGTGACCTTGACGGCGGCGAATATGGCCAGCATTTATTTACTTATGCGCAATGAAGCGATTCGGGTGCTGCGCGAGCCGTTTATTGAATTTGCCTTAGCCAAAGGTGTGAACAGGAGGACGATGTTGGTTAGACATGTCCTGCGCAGCGCCATTCTTCCGGTTCTAACCCTGATTGTGGTCCGCCTTGGCGGGTTGCTGGCGGGATCGGTCCTCGTCGAGACGGTCTTTTCATACCCGGGCATCGGCAAGTTGCTGCAGGAAGCGATACTGGCGCGGGATTACCCGCTGCTGCACGGACTTTTCGTGCTGATGACGGTATTTGTATTGCTGCTGAACATGATTGCAGATCGGGTATATCCGCGGCTAGACCCTCGCATCCAACTCGGAAAAGGGGGAGCATGA